The following are from one region of the Zonotrichia leucophrys gambelii isolate GWCS_2022_RI chromosome 1A, RI_Zleu_2.0, whole genome shotgun sequence genome:
- the ASCL1 gene encoding achaete-scute homolog 1, giving the protein MASGSPARMSSAAGQPPFLQPACFFAAAVAAAAAAAPPGPPPGAPPPQLSPAGGQPSPGGKPSAPRAAKRQRSASPELMRCKRRLNFSGFGYSLPQQQPAAVARRNERERNRVKLVNLGFATLREHVPNGAANKKMSKVETLRSAVEYIRALQQLLDEHDAVSAAFQAGVLSPTISPSYSHDMNSMAGSPVSSYSSDEGSYDPLSPEEQELLDFTSWF; this is encoded by the coding sequence ATGGCCAGCGGCAGCCCCGCCAGGATGTCCAGCGCCGCCGGGCAGCCGCCCTTCCTGCAGCCCGCCTGCTTCTTCGCCGCGGCCgtggccgccgccgccgccgccgccccgccggggccgcccccgggggcgccgccgccgcagctGAGCCCGGCGGGCGGGCAGCCCTCCCCGGGCGGCAAGCCCTCGGCGCCGCGGGCGGCCAAGCGGCAGCGCTCGGCCTCGCCGGAGCTGATGCGCTGCAAGAGGAGGCTCAACTTCAGCGGCTTCGGGTACAGCCTGCCGCAGCAGCAGCCCGCCGCCGTGGCGCGGCGCAACGAGCGGGAGCGCAACCGGGTGAAGCTGGTGAACCTGGGCTTCGCCACGCTGCGGGAGCACGTCCCCAACGGCGCCGCCAACAAGAAGATGAGCAAGGTGGAGACGCTCCGCTCCGCCGTCGAGTACATCCgcgccctgcagcagctgctcgaCGAGCATGACGCCGTCAGCGCCGCCTTCCAAGCGGGCGTCCTCTCGCCCACCATCTCGCCCAGCTACTCCCACGACATGAACTCCATGGCGGGCTCCCCCGTCTCCTCCTATTCCTCCGACGAGGGCTCCTACGACCCGCTCAGCCCCGAGGAGCAGGAGCTTCTGGACTTCACCAGCTGGTTCTGA